The proteins below are encoded in one region of Desulfurella sp.:
- a CDS encoding metal ABC transporter substrate-binding protein: MKKSLFIVLFVLFFVQNAFSKPLVVTSTYILSALTKQIGQNKIDTQFIVPENANPHFFNPTPKDVQELSKANLFIGVGYGFEFWFNKVKNNIKGNILMLSDYYTNPIGKKVLKGQTIANPHIWLDMNFVKNTAVFEIAKHLCKIDSKDCQFFMQNAKHLSQQISHIQTNYENLFKNKNICIIEVDPAFDYFLESFGQKPCAKMLEEGSGELSIGNFKLLENCKCKKGIVIYAFRSKQAQAIAKEKHYKPVYLSPLGNSKNNNQDSYTKLLKYNLEELKRAIND; this comes from the coding sequence ATGAAAAAATCATTATTTATTGTTTTATTTGTTTTATTTTTTGTACAAAATGCATTCTCAAAACCACTTGTTGTTACAAGTACCTATATTTTAAGTGCCCTTACAAAACAAATTGGTCAAAACAAAATAGATACACAATTTATTGTACCAGAAAACGCAAACCCTCACTTCTTTAATCCAACACCAAAAGATGTACAGGAATTATCCAAAGCAAATTTATTTATTGGCGTTGGTTATGGTTTTGAATTCTGGTTTAATAAAGTAAAAAACAATATAAAAGGTAATATTTTAATGCTTTCAGACTATTACACAAATCCTATTGGAAAAAAAGTATTAAAAGGACAAACAATCGCAAACCCTCATATTTGGCTTGATATGAATTTTGTTAAAAATACTGCAGTATTTGAAATCGCAAAACATTTATGCAAAATTGACTCAAAAGACTGTCAATTTTTTATGCAAAACGCCAAACATTTAAGTCAACAAATATCGCATATTCAGACAAATTATGAAAATCTATTTAAAAATAAAAATATATGCATTATTGAAGTAGACCCTGCATTTGATTATTTTCTTGAAAGCTTTGGTCAAAAACCATGCGCTAAAATGCTTGAAGAAGGCTCAGGCGAACTTTCAATAGGAAATTTTAAACTTTTAGAAAATTGCAAATGCAAAAAAGGCATTGTAATCTATGCTTTTAGATCAAAACAAGCTCAAGCAATAGCCAAGGAAAAACATTACAAACCAGTATACTTAAGCCCACTTGGAAACTCAAAAAACAATAATCAAGATAGCTACACAAAATTACTTAAGTACAATTTAGAAGAATTAAAACGTGCTATAAATGATTGA
- a CDS encoding metal ABC transporter ATP-binding protein translates to MIEFQNVSLIYDKKLVLDNISAIIKTSEFVSIIGPNGAGKTSLIKIMLGLIKPTSGKVLIEGKDPKEYIAKNKVSYLPQQTSINWSMPLRVIDIMLIENFKPFSVFKKPDKHVVENARLMLDRFGILDIENKYLKELSGGQKQRVELGRCLLKKPKILVLDEPNTALDAVFNEKMYNILVEEKQKNNTTIILVSHDIGAVSRFVDRIMCLNVKLHCSEKPQNIDYSKLISVLYGSDTNIVVHSNGCESCQFYKTK, encoded by the coding sequence ATGATTGAGTTTCAAAATGTCAGTTTGATTTACGATAAAAAACTGGTACTTGATAATATAAGTGCTATTATTAAAACTTCAGAATTTGTAAGCATAATTGGACCAAACGGAGCAGGCAAAACTTCTTTAATTAAAATTATGCTAGGGCTAATTAAGCCAACAAGTGGAAAAGTTTTGATTGAAGGAAAAGACCCTAAAGAGTATATTGCAAAAAACAAAGTATCATATTTACCTCAGCAAACAAGTATAAACTGGTCTATGCCTCTTAGGGTAATAGACATTATGCTTATAGAAAATTTCAAACCATTTAGTGTTTTTAAAAAACCAGATAAACATGTAGTTGAAAATGCAAGATTGATGCTTGATAGATTTGGGATTTTAGATATCGAAAACAAATATTTAAAAGAATTATCCGGTGGTCAAAAACAAAGAGTAGAATTAGGAAGGTGTCTGCTTAAAAAACCAAAAATTTTAGTTTTAGACGAACCCAACACGGCTCTTGATGCTGTATTCAATGAAAAAATGTATAACATTTTGGTTGAAGAAAAACAAAAAAATAATACAACTATAATTTTGGTTAGTCATGATATTGGTGCTGTTAGCAGGTTTGTGGATAGGATTATGTGCTTAAATGTAAAACTTCACTGTAGCGAAAAACCACAAAATATTGATTATTCTAAACTTATTTCTGTTTTGTATGGTTCTGATACAAATATTGTTGTACATTCTAATGGGTGTGAATCATGTCAATTTTACAAAACCAAATAA